In the genome of Candidatus Methylomirabilota bacterium, the window GCGCCGGCTCCAGAGAGCCTCCGGCACAGCGCCGACCTGGGCACACTTCCATGACGTTGCGCGGGAGTCAGCCCTCTGCCTCCACGCCCGAATGGACGTCAGATTCCCGGTCACAGATCCCGGCCCGGGCAGTCCAATCTCCTGGAGGGCGCCAACCGGAGCGCGCCCCGGGAGGGAATCCGATGCGCGACTTCGACGTGCAGACGATCGAGATCGAGGCCCCGTGTGACGCCGCCTTCAAGTACATCTCGGACCCACGAACGCTACCCGAGTGGACCCACGCGTTCCGCTCGGTGTCGAACGGGCGGGCCACAATGGTCACGCCCAGGGGTTCGGTGGAGGTGGGACTGCGCGTCGAGACTAGCCGGGTTGCGGGAACGATAGACTGGATCATGACGTTTC includes:
- a CDS encoding SRPBCC family protein; this translates as MRDFDVQTIEIEAPCDAAFKYISDPRTLPEWTHAFRSVSNGRATMVTPRGSVEVGLRVETSRVAGTIDWIMTFPDGSVGRAFSRLIDLGNHTLYSFVLMAPPVPLEQLEGVLEEQARVLREELAALQRKLSKR